The following are encoded in a window of Nitrospirota bacterium genomic DNA:
- a CDS encoding restriction endonuclease, translating to MAKKNESILDLLVLFPWWVSVALSGISYLILKYFIPSIEIQQKGLSQMTYMLFKGLANAAPLIAPIIALLLLIPAPISVINSWRKRKLLDKQESIDTVRNLNWKEFEELVGEAYRRQGYTVYENTSAGPDGGIDLTLKKNGELILVQCKQWRNIKVGVDKVRELYGIQISQNANKSILMTSGFFTQEAKNFAANKPIDMVEGSQLLEFIRNVQRDRKASLLVSKASVICPECGSEMVLRTAKKGSNVGQKFWGCSKFPNCRAIKPYEG from the coding sequence GTTATCTGGCATTTCATATCTGATTCTCAAATACTTCATACCCTCAATAGAAATTCAGCAAAAGGGGCTGTCACAAATGACATATATGCTTTTCAAAGGGCTGGCTAATGCCGCGCCCTTGATTGCTCCGATAATTGCACTATTATTGTTAATTCCTGCTCCTATTTCGGTAATTAATTCTTGGCGGAAGCGTAAACTCTTGGATAAGCAGGAATCCATTGATACCGTTCGTAATTTAAACTGGAAGGAATTTGAGGAATTAGTCGGGGAGGCTTACCGGCGCCAAGGATATACCGTATATGAAAATACCAGTGCTGGTCCTGATGGCGGCATTGATTTGACATTGAAGAAGAATGGCGAACTGATTCTTGTTCAATGTAAGCAGTGGCGAAATATCAAGGTAGGTGTTGATAAAGTTCGCGAGTTATACGGCATTCAAATTTCTCAAAATGCAAACAAGTCAATTTTAATGACTTCTGGTTTCTTTACTCAAGAAGCAAAGAATTTCGCAGCAAACAAACCCATTGACATGGTCGAAGGCTCTCAACTGTTGGAGTTTATTAGAAACGTTCAGCGCGATCGTAAAGCTTCGCTGCTTGTTTCAAAGGCGTCTGTTATTTGTCCAGAATGCGGCAGTGAAATGGTTTTAAGAACTGCAAAGAAGGGCTCAAATGTTGGTCAAAAATTCTGGGGTTGTTCAAAGTTTCCTAATTGTCGTGCAATAAAACCATATGAGGGTTAA